One genomic window of Halobellus limi includes the following:
- a CDS encoding arsenate reductase/protein-tyrosine-phosphatase family protein, translated as MCVPTLSEFLTRVRSKSLTDLIRLAPQHAWTVLNRRAIAAYYWNDLHVTPFARTRRRHDAVQQLRSSQEVLFLCHGNICRSPFAERYARKELSSRGINTLNVSSAGFVDMNNPRSPRNAQSAAEAFDIDLTDHRSVKATDAIIEAADLIFLMDYRNYHNFTTHFPQAIDRMFLLRIFEPGSTMQLPDPNGNSSSVFDTVYADIAACIRSLIDEYESVISKDLT; from the coding sequence GTGTGTGTGCCTACGTTGTCGGAGTTTCTAACGAGAGTCCGCAGTAAATCACTGACTGACTTGATACGGTTGGCACCACAGCACGCTTGGACAGTCCTCAATAGGCGTGCGATTGCCGCGTACTATTGGAACGATCTCCACGTAACTCCCTTTGCTCGAACCCGTCGCCGTCACGATGCGGTTCAACAACTACGCTCTTCTCAAGAAGTACTGTTCCTCTGCCACGGGAACATTTGCCGAAGTCCCTTTGCAGAACGATACGCCCGAAAGGAACTGTCTTCGCGTGGAATCAATACGCTCAACGTTAGTTCAGCCGGATTTGTCGATATGAACAATCCCCGTTCACCGAGGAATGCACAAAGTGCCGCCGAAGCCTTCGATATTGACCTCACCGACCATCGGTCAGTCAAAGCTACTGATGCAATCATCGAAGCTGCTGACCTTATTTTTTTGATGGACTATCGAAATTATCACAATTTCACGACTCACTTTCCACAGGCAATTGACCGAATGTTTCTTCTGCGAATTTTTGAACCGGGATCTACAATGCAACTACCCGACCCGAATGGAAACTCTTCGTCGGTATTTGACACTGTCTACGCCGACATTGCCGCGTGTATCCGCAGTCTCATTGATGAGTACGAAAGCGTGATCTCGAAAGATCTGACATAG
- a CDS encoding LamG-like jellyroll fold domain-containing protein, with protein sequence MPVLVDFEDGDVYDWVGGKAYLLSASTTQARNGAFSGEWDLIGGFYSALAERMDLTVTNADTASSWIYATGGHRVNFRICVQNDTSSQRNEYSASIGSDGLELYKYTNGSISFLGWSGGSLPYNSWIKLEIVGDGAGGFTANLYDSSEVLQASVSGTDTAYSSGGIGIYAQTNNDPAEFYFDDIAGPTQGGGPQSATLGVASASVTAYDVSGSVPAPPTDDVTRALASKWKFDSGYTDSVGTYDATNNGTSLVSGGYIDGAAQFDGSSHIDAGDHATIDSAPWTFAIRSYLTTTTTGTTDIQTIACKNVSYSDRAFWLVEWDGLIQVRVGSNAVTVEGPAPTLNTWQTIIVTYNGSTFELWVDGVSYGTNTETTIGGATAPLRFGSEKGTDRYIKNGGRVDDARVYSDVLTNQEVADLTAYDGTAVSSVSATLATMNVSGATYSVSASAGAVAATIDRVDSPSAESDLGASPGAVSASMEVSSVASAPSGMTASAGPVAPQLGSVSASGTPTIIGVAPGAVSAAVEGPSITSAGTDPNILLAPVSPPLEVATVGAIPVSVSSIVGPTAATVDSVGFVAIPRAIGSSEAVYAALESLGVVGSPADLGAIVGAVSSAVGVASIVSSISSPSASAGPVARTLSSGDLPTSPASPGAVPGPVSADLGSLSASAGSFDLGVVLAMVAMLDLVSVGSESGAWSASPGAVSADLASISGRLGSSSVGSSVAPRSVGVDLAALSGLVAPLSAENVLFLFLRMSETGNSSISVDNSGENGLSVDNSGGNGFELDSTNDNFL encoded by the coding sequence ATGCCCGTTCTTGTAGACTTTGAAGATGGTGACGTATACGATTGGGTCGGCGGTAAAGCCTATCTTCTATCCGCAAGCACCACGCAGGCTCGGAACGGGGCGTTTTCGGGTGAGTGGGACCTCATTGGTGGATTCTATAGCGCGCTCGCAGAGCGGATGGATCTCACTGTCACGAACGCTGACACTGCGTCTTCTTGGATTTACGCAACCGGAGGGCATAGAGTAAATTTCAGGATTTGCGTACAGAACGACACTTCGTCGCAGCGAAACGAGTATTCTGCATCGATTGGCTCAGATGGGCTTGAGTTATACAAATACACCAACGGGTCGATTTCGTTTCTTGGGTGGTCTGGTGGCTCATTACCGTACAACTCGTGGATTAAATTAGAGATCGTTGGGGATGGGGCCGGTGGATTCACCGCTAATCTCTACGATTCTTCTGAGGTTCTTCAGGCGTCGGTTTCGGGTACTGATACGGCATATTCAAGCGGCGGAATCGGTATTTACGCCCAAACCAACAACGATCCGGCTGAGTTCTATTTTGATGACATAGCCGGGCCGACGCAGGGCGGTGGTCCGCAGTCGGCCACACTTGGTGTTGCGTCGGCGTCGGTCACGGCGTACGATGTGTCCGGGTCGGTACCAGCGCCACCGACGGATGATGTTACTCGTGCACTTGCGTCGAAGTGGAAGTTTGACTCGGGATACACAGATTCAGTCGGAACGTACGATGCGACGAATAACGGAACGTCGCTCGTTTCTGGCGGCTACATTGACGGAGCGGCGCAGTTCGATGGATCGTCTCACATTGATGCGGGCGACCACGCGACGATCGACTCGGCCCCGTGGACGTTTGCGATCAGATCGTATCTGACGACGACCACGACCGGGACGACCGATATTCAGACGATTGCGTGTAAGAACGTTAGCTACTCTGATCGGGCGTTTTGGCTGGTTGAGTGGGATGGCCTGATCCAAGTCCGCGTTGGTTCTAACGCGGTGACGGTTGAGGGTCCGGCTCCGACGCTGAATACGTGGCAGACGATCATTGTGACCTACAACGGCTCGACATTCGAGCTATGGGTTGACGGCGTTTCCTACGGGACCAACACGGAGACGACAATCGGCGGCGCAACTGCACCGCTTCGATTTGGGTCTGAGAAAGGGACTGACCGCTACATCAAAAATGGCGGTCGCGTTGACGACGCTCGGGTCTACAGCGACGTTCTGACGAATCAGGAGGTTGCTGATCTGACGGCGTACGATGGGACCGCAGTTTCGTCGGTTTCGGCTACGCTGGCGACGATGAACGTGTCGGGTGCGACCTACAGCGTCTCGGCTTCCGCTGGTGCGGTTGCTGCGACGATTGACAGAGTGGATTCACCGTCGGCGGAGAGCGATCTCGGGGCGTCTCCGGGCGCGGTGAGTGCATCTATGGAGGTAAGCTCGGTCGCGTCGGCTCCGAGTGGTATGACTGCGAGTGCTGGTCCGGTCGCGCCGCAGCTTGGGAGTGTGAGTGCTTCGGGTACTCCTACAATTATCGGGGTTGCTCCGGGAGCGGTGAGTGCGGCGGTGGAGGGACCGTCAATAACGTCAGCAGGGACCGATCCCAATATACTATTGGCTCCTGTCTCGCCGCCCCTTGAAGTAGCGACTGTGGGCGCAATACCAGTTTCGGTGTCATCGATCGTGGGTCCGACCGCCGCGACGGTGGATTCGGTGGGATTTGTCGCGATCCCTCGCGCTATCGGCTCATCTGAGGCGGTGTATGCTGCCCTTGAGTCATTAGGTGTGGTGGGCTCTCCGGCCGATCTCGGGGCGATTGTGGGCGCTGTATCGAGTGCTGTTGGAGTGGCGTCGATTGTCTCGTCGATCAGCTCGCCGAGTGCGAGTGCTGGCCCGGTGGCTCGAACACTATCTTCGGGGGATCTTCCAACGAGTCCGGCCTCTCCGGGTGCGGTTCCGGGGCCTGTTTCGGCTGATCTCGGTTCACTGTCCGCATCTGCGGGGTCGTTTGACCTCGGTGTGGTTCTCGCGATGGTTGCGATGCTCGATCTCGTGTCTGTGGGGTCGGAAAGCGGTGCGTGGAGCGCGTCTCCGGGGGCGGTTTCAGCCGATTTAGCTTCCATTTCGGGGCGTCTCGGGTCGTCTTCAGTAGGTAGCTCTGTGGCTCCGCGCTCGGTAGGCGTCGATTTGGCGGCTCTGAGCGGACTTGTGGCCCCCCTTTCTGCCGAGAACGTCCTGTTCTTGTTCCTTCGGATGAGCGAGACGGGTAATTCGTCGATTTCGGTGGACAATTCCGGTGAAAACGGGTTATCGGTGGATAATTCGGGCGGTAATGGCTTCGAGTTGGATAGTACGAACGACAATTTTCTCTGA
- a CDS encoding BppU family phage baseplate upper protein — protein sequence MVDYKITQNDRYPALVGFCRDEDGAAVDLTDATVEFHMKARGSDAVKVNESASILDATAGKVAYQWRAGDTDTAGVFLAEFEVTYSDGFPETFPSEPLEIFIRPELG from the coding sequence ATGGTTGACTACAAAATCACACAGAATGACCGTTATCCGGCGCTTGTCGGCTTCTGTAGGGACGAAGACGGCGCGGCTGTTGATCTGACGGATGCAACCGTTGAGTTTCATATGAAGGCTCGTGGGTCGGATGCGGTGAAGGTCAACGAGTCGGCGTCGATTCTCGATGCGACGGCGGGAAAGGTGGCGTATCAGTGGCGTGCTGGTGATACGGATACGGCCGGTGTGTTCCTCGCGGAGTTTGAGGTGACGTACAGTGACGGCTTCCCGGAGACGTTTCCGTCTGAGCCGCTTGAAATCTTCATTCGGCCTGAGTTGGGATAG